The following is a genomic window from Manihot esculenta cultivar AM560-2 chromosome 9, M.esculenta_v8, whole genome shotgun sequence.
ATAAGTCAAAATAATTccacatccttcttctttacttccttaataaaatttctttatatatccaaaataaaatttaaaaaaaaaaagattccaTATTAGGAAGAATCTAAAGGTGCACCAAAAGACAAGGTCAAAGTATCTAACTTACAACACCATGCAGAGAAAGCATCTGCACATTATCAATTGTTGAAACTCCAAAAAGAATAGCATTCAGCATAGGCACATAATCAACCAAGTGACTTCTTTGTCCATTGTGAGTAGAAGGTATAGGAGGAGAAAGAAGCTTCACCACATGGCACACCACATGCTCCTAACAAAGGAAAATACAACATAACCACTAAATAATATCTACAAATACGAAGCACCAATAAAACCATGTGTTCCAGGTCCAATAACAAAAATAGTATGTTCAATCAAGAATTCCTAAATCAAGAAACAGAAAACAGAAACTTTTTAAATAGACGCCAAAATCTTCGTTAGGAAGAAGAAAGCACATTCAGTTACAAATATACACACCCCAGAGATTAAAAGAGGTAGGTTAGGAAAAGAGATCTCATTTCACATCCAGAGATCCTCTATAAGTTCTTTATATTCTATTGAAGTACTTCAGATTCAGTTCCATTTCCTTTTTGTCTTTGCttgtactcttttttttttttttttcttattgctTTCTAGAAGAACATATGTTTTACCTTTAGGTGCACTTTTTTTGGATTACGGATCAGGACTAGAACTTCAACCAAACAAAAGGGGAAAAAACTTGTGGGTATTTGTTAATTTGTCAAATGGTTTTGGTTTAGTGTATGTGCTGGTTGTTTTCATTCTACCAGTAAGACTGCTTGTGGATTTTCTACTCTGTTCAGTTAGCTTGATATCTCTAAGTCTTTGtattgtatttttctttttggccTTTCATTTACAGTTATATAGTTTTGCTTATCAAAgttaactttaaaattaaattttagaatcatctatagatcttttttttttttacattttttagcATGATTAATTAGTCTTCATTGAACATGCTTTTGGGGATTTttggtttgttttttttttggtacTCATAAATTCTTTTTAGCTACTCACAGTGGTTTGACTTCGAGTAATATAGATAGTCTTGTTGAAAATTATTCTGTTTTTTTTCTGGGGATGCATCTCAACTAGACAACTCAGCTTCTTTCTTGGACTCCCTAAACCTCTGATGctttcattcattttattattaattgtttttttatttaagaacCTTTCTGAACACACATCATTCTTTTCCCATGTAAACTGATATCTATTGGTTCTATAAAGCATGGCTGTCGACAAAGTAGTCCTACAAGTTATAAACCTTAACagacaaataaaataaacaaggaaagaaaaaagaaacaaaaagctGATGTGCTTATCCATTTTCCATGTAAATTCCTTGTAGAAGGTACATGCCATCACGCAATCTTTATAGTTCATACTTTTAATATGTCATTTCCTTTTGATTGAGATGTCCACTGTTTCATTAGTACATTTACAAGTATCGCAACCCCTCATTCCATCTCACCATCTTCACAGTTCATGTTTTTACTATATGCATTTTATTTCATTCGAGAGTTCCATGGTGATTTAGCAGTACATTAAAAAGGTTCCAGACTCGACTTTTCTTTCATATTGCGCTATATTGAAGAAATAACAGAAACAAGGATTACTTTATTCATCCAAACAGAAGAACAAAACCATTATAAAATTTCCATGAATTTTGTGAGATTCAAAATGCACTACCTCCAGTTGTCAAAGAAATTTTACAAATTATAAACATCCATACCTTTTTGCTGAATTAGAACTATCTATTTACACATAATCGTATACCCTATAAAGTTCCATATAAGAAGCTTTTATAACAACTACATTGAAAAATTCAGCATTATCGAAGTGCTATGCTACCTGAATGTTCCATCCACGGGTTAGGGATGCCCCACAAAGAATCTTGGCAGCTGCTGACTTCTCCTCCGCTGACCCATCTAGTGCAATATGATACAACTTCTCTATCTCTGCTAAACTTTAGCAGAAGCAATGAAGGAAATCAAATTAACAGATTAACAATATTTTCAATCTGAAATTTAAGTTCAAACCTCTGTCATTTTACCTTGGAGCAGGAGTAGTAAGAAGTAAATTTACAAGAGAATTATCCAATGGTGCTCCTTCCATGAATGTTAACCAAGGAGATTTTTGAACTGGTGGTAAATCTGACACCAGTGAGATAACTGAAGTAGACACATAGCCAGGCCAATAATATGCAGATGCATCAATTAAATTTCTTGTAATGCAAGCTTCTACAATGAGGTGCCTCATGTTTCCACCTGAAAAGCATAACCAATAGCTAGAATATCTTGTAAAGATTCAGAATGGAAAAAAGACAAATTGTTAGTTAAATCCTTTTATTATTGATCATAGTTGTTAAAGGTCCCAGTGAGTGGCGCTAAAACCTGTGCCTCTACTAGGTTGTGGAAAAGCAACATCACAAAGGCATGCCTACCTAAAATTCATAACTGTCAAGTTCTCTCAATGATCAAATGACTCAAATCCAGCACCAGATTAGCAACTTTGCATGTGCCAGAAACCACTACCAGTTCTCCAGATTCCAAGAAATACTGTCTGCTGTGCAGAAAAGTCATTTGATTTCTACCTGATATCACCTCAAGGAGTTGACTGCTTCCAACACTTTATTTCCAAAATCCACACAccttaaatgaaaaataaaaacaaaagccACTTTTTTGAAGCATCACATCCCCgttactctctctctcttcccccTCCTGCCTTCCCTTGGCCCTCTTTTCTACCTTTTTTTTCTGAAATCAGAAGAAATCTCTTTTATCTCCTGTAACCATTTTGAcacatttcattttttttctgttCATTTTTTGTTCATGCAAGCGCATAATAGTACTGCAGCATTAAGAAGAAGCTCTAATTTTACATAAATAACATTTCTAGGTGGCTTATCTCTAAGTTCACAGTGTTGTTAGTAAATAAAAGTCTCACAGCTGTTTAGACATGCATATATGCCTACTTGTTTTAACAAAAAGCTATTTAGCCTTTGATTGTTCTTGGTTCTAATATTCTAATTTTTCTATGACCAGtaattgttcttttatgttATCAAATTAATACTTTGATTAGTTATGAATGCCTAATCCTAATTTTGAATTCCCTTCTTTTTCCTTCGCCGTTAATGTCTCTTGGGTGCATGCCACTGCTTTGTGCCTCAACTCCAAGACCCTTTTGTGCCTCTTATACATCACAATACTATATGTCAACTACACTATTCTAAAATTACCTGCATTGATAGAAGGATCAGTTCGATTAGCATCAACTAAACCACTCTTTGTGTTATTGGAATTGGAAATGAAACTTGCTGCTACTAGAGCTGCACTATTAGCTGCACCAATGACAGATGAAGGTGGGCACAAGAGACCAGAGAAATCTCCAAGGACCTGGAGAGACAATATAAGTTCATGTTTCCTTGAAGTTTGACCATTCCCCTCCACTTGATGTTCCAATGTAGACTCCATGCCACCAGATTTTCCAGCTCCCTGAacagaagaggaagaaaaccTGGCCTCATCCTCCAAAATATTAGCAATTGCCAAAGGGACAATAGTCAAAAGGATACAAAGACGAGATTCAAGATGTGGAATAGGACCTTCCACAGGGTCGCGTTCCTGGGAAAAAACCACAAAGCATAAAATAAGTATCATCTATATGTTTAGAATATGTCTCAATAGAGAAATGTTGATATGGGATCATCTCAACTCGTTGTACAAGCCGAAGAGCTGAAAGCCAAAGCGCTAAAAAAGTTTCTTGCCAGCTCGCGCGGTTAAGCACTTGGAGTGTCTTAATTGCTTCTGCAATTATAACATGTGAATTAGGAAATAACATAATTGTTTCAGCAATTATAACATGCAAATTAGGAAATAACATAAAAAGCCCTTGCAGCTGccaaacataatatttttttatttaatcaaaatttaaataaataaggaGAAATTTAATATCTGTATTTATACAAGTGACCAGATCAAGATCTCTTCAAAAGAATCACCTGTAAGGATAGCAACAGATGGTCTAATATGAAGTTGCTTCCCATCCATAGCATTCTCCATGTATATATCTAAGGATACCCAACGAGAAGATTGCCCGGACTCTGAATTGCAATAAGACATATGCTTGCATGGTTTAATATCAATAAGCATTCGAATGATCTGGTGCCGGTTTAATTGGTATTCAGAATCATAAACTCTCTGAATATTAGCTAATAATCTTTCCAAAAGCTGATTAGCTGATTCTGCATTGGAGGATGCCAATTTATTGGCCTTGTAAAACAACAACCTCTGCAGGAGGCCATTGAATATTTCAGgcctataaaaaaataaaatagaataaaataacaacaacaaaaacaaaaacaataataataccaATAATAAATTCCTGAATGAAGATAATTTTTGCAGATGCAGGTTTTTATCACAGGCAACCAACTTAAGAAGTAAGGTGATATTTTACCCAACTTTAGTGAGACATAAAGTCAAAAACTATTACTGCAACTGTAGCTAAAAAATAAAGATGGAAGAAAAGTACATGTCTTCGTCTTTCCTGCCCCACTATTGAATTCTCAATAAAAGCATAAAACAGAAACACAACAGCCACTGCCTTCTCATTCCACTTTCTGCTAACCAGATGTGGATCCAAATGTCAATGACCTTGTCCTATCTATTAAATGTACAATAAATGTGAGCAAAGACTTCTAATTTCAGAAACTAGTTAGCAGACCTTGGAAAATCATACTGGATAAACCCTATTATAAGAAAGCAAATATTATGCATCACATGATACAACAAACAAAGGAAATTACTAAAAAGGATTTATCAAATGTGTCATACATTATGACCTTATTGGCAATGGGTGTTCCCTTCCATCATGATATGCACATAAATGATGCTTATTTGTTCAAAATCCTATAGGTTTGGATGGTATAACCTTTATGGATTAACAAAATGCAAACAGTTGGTTCACGTTGATACATATGCATACATTTATATAACTCCCTAATGTAATACACCTGAACCATAGAAACCAAACTCGAGGGTATAGAAATGAAAttgaaatgaaattaaaattcattccaTTTCGAGATACAAGTTGAGAACATAAGAAATTAATTGTGAAAATTAGATGAACAGCTGGAAATAGGCTTGGGATAAAACTAGGAACTTTCAGAACAATCCACACAGGTAAATAGTGTAATCTCTTTTGAGTCTTGACTTGAGAATAACAAACTGCACAATGCAATTTTCCGGAAACTTtttcataaaaagaaaaaaagttcaTGCGGCAGCAGAATTAGAAGGCAAATTGAATGGAGAATAATTTACCATACATGTTCAAGTAAACAATGCGAAGTAGAACCATTGCTTTTCTACTCTCCGTTAGTTTTACCAACACCTCAATGGCAAAAAGAGAATTTGTTTTCCTTAAAAGTTCAAGATGCTCATATCTTCCAACGTTATAGTTTCCCCTGGCATCAACATCCATATCCTTATTATCAGCACTTCCAAATGGTCCACTTGGTCCATCTGGGGTCTTCATTAGTAATCCCCAGTCATTGAAAGTGCTGTCAATCAAGCCAACAACAATGCTAAAAAAGAAGAGCACCAGAACTTGTCCAAGCTCCTGAACCTGAACTCTGTAAGTATGGGAAAGCTGCAAAGCCGCATCAACAGATTTTATTATCCTACAAAGCCAGCAGAGCATGAACTCCACAGTTAAAGTAGGGTGATTAAATATGAAATAGTATAACATACTTCTTATCTAGCATTCTAACCAACCAAATGTCATAGAAATCAGACCAATCACATTGATAACTGACATTAACTTAAAAACAAACACAAATGTtaacattattttaaaaaggaaagaaaatcaaagGATGTTGTTGACCAAATGTCATAGAGTTACAGTAAAACCTCGAGTCAAAAGAACCTCTACCTGCTACACTTACATAGACAAAGATTAAAACACGTACTTCTGTTTGCAAGCCTCTTCGCCAATtgaatcaagagaaaatgcaTATCGGCCGAGCAATTCAAGATAGAGTCTATAAGCCTCTGGTTGAGACCGTCGATTAGGGATAACTCTGCAAAAAACGATACGCCATTGAAGGAGGACAGAACCAAAACGACACCGTTCAAACAAATACACTAAAATTACACATAGGAGAGCGGAACCTGGCGGAGAGGAGCGACAGGACATGGATGGGAGAGAGGAGGCGAGACGAGAGAGCTTGCTGAAGGAACTTCCATAGAGAAGGATGATTATTATGAAAACAGATATAAGAAACAAGTACATGCCCTAACTCCGGGCTCGGCAAGCTCATCCCCAAGGAGAGAATACATTTTCCGACTTCCATAGCCCAAGGCAACGGAGCTTCCTGACGGTGGTGGCAAATCTTGATTGTCTCCAAGATTGTTTCCTCCATTTCACGCTCTCTCCTGATCTCCAGCTCCATCAAAGCGTAAGCATTAGCCTTCAGGTGGTATTAGATTCTTCGATTTTGAGTGTGCAGTTTAGAAACGACCGCGCAGAGAGCTAAGCAGTATAAACAGAAAGTCACAATTGTGTTTGTTTGGATTTTGTGTCACGTGATCAGCACCCACCTCCAGCGTGCCTGTCTTCTCTCTCAAATTTCTTTAGCTTTTGCCTCAGCAGGCTGCGTCACCTAACCGCGGTCCACAGCACGCCACCTTTACTTACCAATTACCATCTATGCGAACTTTCAACGCCACTAATTAAAGACTGACTTCAGAATTTTACATATCACtctctaatttataatattatatataactctattaatatattttatttttaattataataaagggatgaaaaataagttatttgattataaaatattttttgtatgcAATTTATTTGCTATAAATAAACAGAGcttaaaatatgataaatttaaatttgattttaaaatatatttaaaaaagttcTAAGCTCTTGTATAATctcttttatctaatttttcaaaaaaaatatcttttatctATCAccacaattattttattttaatttaatatttatatatttaaagttattttaatttacttGTACTTATTTTAAAGCATATTATCACTATACGAATTTGCTTAAACatattcaataaatattttataagcaataatttatttaaaatattataaatatttaaattagtatttataaaatataacattCTTGAGACtatgataaatattaaaaaaaatgaaaactaaattatttattcagTTAAATGATTTCTAAAAATGAATGCATAATATGTAAAAGTCAAAATATATTTGGCTATTATTTTTAAGAACCCTACTTTTggctattattttcttttttatactcCCTTCACATTATTCCCGGAATAATCTTTCGCCGCCCCTAGCTCTTAGCTTCACCGGTGAGatctctaatttaaatttagaatgaaactaaatatttataatttaaaactaatccaataaatattatattaaaataataatacattaaataattaaatttataaaaattataataattaaatattatattaataataataacttgttaaaaaatggaaataatcttaaatgttatttattaatttttaatgttgttgactatgttataaatttttataaaaggaCAATAATACTCTCATTAAgacaatattaattttatcatattttgaaaatttataatataatattaagatttaaattaattattaacttttttaaaatattaaaatattttaatttatttttaaaataaatagataaattaataaatttttatataatataaggattagataatatattttttattttttaaattttgtttgacAAACATGGCTGCGCGAAAAATCTGCTTCTGgaagcaaagaaaataaaattttgaagaaaGCTTCGCCCATTCACATTGGCACCTCTCAACTTCCAGGAATGCATTAAGTTGGGATTTTCGTGGGCCTGAGCTTTTGCAGGTATTTTGTCCAATTTCATTTTAACAGGATGAATCTGAATAGTTAATTAAATCtgatatgaatttaaatttttaaaaataaatatctttaTAGGATTGAGAatgaatttgatttttaaatgttaaatatttaaattttaaaaataaatattttattttataaaaatattagtttgaATTTCACATTcatttagaataaaataatacacttttaaaattttaaatattttttcatttaaattaatttaaaataaattaaatttagaccaaatttaatataatatcataATTTCTCCATcgatattaaattatatgaactgaattattaatattaaaataaaaataagtaaaaatatataGTATTATCGTATCAATATTTTTTGACGACATGTATGAGTTActgtatttattaataatgcgatcacataatttttttactatatattttagatttaaaattttaaaatttcgaaATCAAGTATGGTATCATTTCACCAACGGGCTAAGATAATACACACATTATTTTGTTAGTATGattgtttttaaaaataattattttatgaaaattgtatatcttataaaatatattatttttataaattttcaaattttttctaCTTCTCCAATTTTCACAcccaattca
Proteins encoded in this region:
- the LOC110622505 gene encoding mediator of RNA polymerase II transcription subunit 33A isoform X1, giving the protein MELEIRREREMEETILETIKICHHRQEAPLPWAMEVGKCILSLGMSLPSPELGHVLVSYICFHNNHPSLWKFLQQALSSRLLSPIHVLSLLSARVIPNRRSQPEAYRLYLELLGRYAFSLDSIGEEACKQKIIKSVDAALQLSHTYRVQVQELGQVLVLFFFSIVVGLIDSTFNDWGLLMKTPDGPSGPFGSADNKDMDVDARGNYNVGRYEHLELLRKTNSLFAIEVLVKLTESRKAMVLLRIVYLNMPEIFNGLLQRLLFYKANKLASSNAESANQLLERLLANIQRVYDSEYQLNRHQIIRMLIDIKPCKHMSYCNSESGQSSRWVSLDIYMENAMDGKQLHIRPSVAILTEAIKTLQVLNRASWQETFLALWLSALRLVQRERDPVEGPIPHLESRLCILLTIVPLAIANILEDEARFSSSSVQGAGKSGGMESTLEHQVEGNGQTSRKHELILSLQVLGDFSGLLCPPSSVIGAANSAALVAASFISNSNNTKSGLVDANRTDPSINAGGNMRHLIVEACITRNLIDASAYYWPGYVSTSVISLVSDLPPVQKSPWLTFMEGAPLDNSLVNLLLTTPAPSLAEIEKLYHIALDGSAEEKSAAAKILCGASLTRGWNIQEHVVCHVVKLLSPPIPSTHNGQRSHLVDYVPMLNAILFGVSTIDNVQMLSLHGVIPEVAASLMPLCEVYGSLVPTSTNISNSSDEPSIYMVFSNAFLFLLRLWKFYRPPLDQWLSGGGAFGGGLTLEYLLLLRNSRIASHNSAASNEINSDSVQFQSTSDKPVYIDFYPKLRAWYCQNKSCVASTLSGLCNGNPVHQVANKILNMIYSKMTKTGTSSGNSSTLSSNSLCGSTSSGGEDPQQRPMLPAWEVLEAIPFVLEAVLTACAHGKLSSRDLTTGLRDLIDFFPASIGAIISYFAAEITRGTWKPVPMNGTDWPSPAAVLPYIEAEMKEILSVAGVDFPSCSSAAGLSPVMLPLPMAALVSLTITFKLNKGLDHIHAVVGPALENCASGCPWPSVPIIGSLWSQKVRRWHDYIVVSCARSVFRQNKEAVAQLLRSCFSSFLGSVNASTSLLTYQSSVCGLLGSTIGVPGVIGSLAPGFLYLRSCQTIQDIQYVNGLITSLVGEHARESTARWPSSKSSRLKSSQASLSLAATKAREAAMLGASLVCVSGGMNLVQELYMETIPTWLLSSRDAKHGGVSVVSRIVEGYAMAYLLIFTGSYAWGVGARSPAWALSRRAHIVGAHMDFLAGVLEGNISLGCHPATWKAYVSCLVHLVVSFTPAWIQEVRVETLKKLASGLRGWHECELALSLLERGGVAAIGSVVELVNVIN
- the LOC110622505 gene encoding mediator of RNA polymerase II transcription subunit 33A isoform X2, giving the protein MELEIRREREMEETILETIKICHHRQEAPLPWAMEVGKCILSLGMSLPSPELGHVLVSYICFHNNHPSLWKFLQQALSSRLLSPIHVLSLLSARVIPNRRSQPEAYRLYLELLGRYAFSLDSIGEEACKQKIIKSVDAALQLSHTYRVQVQELGQVLVLFFFSIVVGLIDSTFNDWGLLMKTPDGPSGPFGSADNKDMDVDARGNYNVGRYEHLELLRKTNSLFAIEVLVKLTESRKAMVLLRIVYLNMPEIFNGLLQRLLFYKANKLASSNAESANQLLERLLANIQRVYDSEYQLNRHQIIRMLIDIKPCKHMSYCNSESGQSSRWVSLDIYMENAMDGKQLHIRPSVAILTEAIKTLQVLNRASWQETFLALWLSALRLVQRERDPVEGPIPHLESRLCILLTIVPLAIANILEDEARFSSSSVQGAGKSGGMESTLEHQVEGNGQTSRKHELILSLQVLGDFSGLLCPPSSVIGAANSAALVAASFISNSNNTKSGLVDANRTDPSINAGGNMRHLIVEACITRNLIDASAYYWPGYVSTSVISLVSDLPPVQKSPWLTFMEGAPLDNSLVNLLLTTPAPSLAEIEKLYHIALDGSAEEKSAAAKILCGASLTRGWNIQEHVVCHVVKLLSPPIPSTHNGQRSHLVDYVPMLNAILFGVSTIDNVQMLSLHGVIPEVAASLMPLCEVYGSLVPTSTNISNSSDEPSIYMVFSNAFLFLLRLWKFYRPPLDQWLSGGGAFGGGLTLEYLLLLRNSRIASHNSAASNEINSDSVQFQSTSDKPVYIDFYPKLRAWYCQNKSCVASTLSGLCNGNPVHQVANKILNMIYSKMTKTGTSSGNSSTLSSNSLCGSTSSGGEDPQQRPMLPAWEVLEAIPFVLEAVLTACAHGKLSSRDLTTGLRDLIDFFPASIGAIISYFAAEITRGTWKPVPMNGTDWPSPAAVLPYIEAEMKEILSVAGVDFPSCSSGLSPVMLPLPMAALVSLTITFKLNKGLDHIHAVVGPALENCASGCPWPSVPIIGSLWSQKVRRWHDYIVVSCARSVFRQNKEAVAQLLRSCFSSFLGSVNASTSLLTYQSSVCGLLGSTIGVPGVIGSLAPGFLYLRSCQTIQDIQYVNGLITSLVGEHARESTARWPSSKSSRLKSSQASLSLAATKAREAAMLGASLVCVSGGMNLVQELYMETIPTWLLSSRDAKHGGVSVVSRIVEGYAMAYLLIFTGSYAWGVGARSPAWALSRRAHIVGAHMDFLAGVLEGNISLGCHPATWKAYVSCLVHLVVSFTPAWIQEVRVETLKKLASGLRGWHECELALSLLERGGVAAIGSVVELVNVIN